In Hyperolius riggenbachi isolate aHypRig1 chromosome 10, aHypRig1.pri, whole genome shotgun sequence, a genomic segment contains:
- the LOC137535404 gene encoding zinc finger protein 250-like, translated as MTKSLGMEEDQSHMTKRIFNLTLEIIYVLTGESFPSVKSGDHVTIMMPPPHSLIPEGHKQKILDITRKMMELLTGEEWQYIEGHQDLYKDVMMENQPPLISLDVSSNRNPPERCTGPLYSWDCLQEDPNISHHYQSRELIHVSAVAKEEEAETYVRSDQQSMEEGDMMRTIKEEEETYVKSDQQSMEESIMMRTIKVEEETYVRRDQQSMEEEDMIRTIKVEEEETYVRSDQQSMEEGDLMRTINEEEETYVRSNQHSMEEGDMMRASKEYDITGWSPGIRNLSETRLSVSTDCTTDGDVTGQESPADILVTPNIPPDSPQLSNPEGPHTQHSSPPAGGSHSCSTCGKCFVWKSNLVIHERSHTGEKPYTCAECGKCFAQKSYLLRHKRSHTGERPYSCSECGKSFGHKPHLVRHKRSHTGQKPYSCAECGKFFFRKSHLLLHERSHTGEKPFSCSACGKCFVQKSELVRHERSHTDQKSYSCAECGKCFAQKSQLDIHERSHTGEKAFPCAECGKCFAYRSRLVTHERCHTGEKPYSCGECGKCFARKSHLFRHELSHTGEKPYSCAECGKCFVTKSNLISHERSHTGEKPYLCMECGKCFAQKSQLVSHGRCHTADKPFSCAECGKCFPYKSRLVTHERSHTGEKPFSCSECGKCFARKSHLFRHERSHTGEKPYSCAECGKCFGHKSQLVGHLC; from the exons ATGACCAAATCactggggatggaggaggaccagagtcacatgaccaagaggatattcaacctcaccctggagatcatctatgtgctgactggagag AGTTTTCCTTcagtgaagtctggtgatcatgtgaccatcatgatgcccccacctcactccctgaTACCTGAGGGACacaagcagaagattctggaTATCACCAGGAaaatgatggagctgctgacaggagag gagtggcagtatatagaaggacaccaggacctctacaaggacgttatgatggagaatcagccaccCCTCATATCACTGG atgtatccagtaacagaaacccaccagagagatgtacaggtcctctttattcctgggATTGTTTACAGGAAGATCCCAACATctcccaccattatcag AGTAGAGAACTGATACATGTAAGTGCTGTGGCTAAAGAGGAAGAagcagagacatatgtgaggagtgatcagcagtctatggaggagggagacatgatgaggacaattaaagaggaagaagagacatatgtgaagagtgatcagcagtctatggaagaGAGTATCATGATGAGAACAATTAAagtggaagaagagacgtatgtgaggagagatcagcagtctatggaggaggaagacatgataaggacaattaaagtggaagaagaagagacgtacgtgaggagtgatcagcagtctatggaggagggtgacctgatgaggacaattaatgaggaagaagagacgtatgtgaggagtaatCAGcattctatggaggagggtgacatgatgagagcatCTAAGGAGTACGATATCACAG ggtggagtcccggcatcaggaacctctcagagactcgtctctctgtatccacagactgtacaacggatggtgatgtcactggacaagagtctcctgcagatatcctggttactccaaatattcccccagactcccctcagctgtctaaccctgaggggcctcatacccagcacagctctccccctgctggagggtctcattcctgttccacatgtgggaaatgttttgtttggaaatcaaatcttgtcatacatgagagatctcacactggtgagaagccctatacatgtgctgagtgtgggaaatgttttgcccaGAAATCATATCTTCTCAGACAtaaaagatctcacactggtgagaggccctattcatgttctgaatgtgggaaaagTTTCGGACATAAACCACACCTTGTCAGAcacaagagatctcacactggtcagaaaccctattcatgtgctgaatgtgggaaattttttttccgGAAATCACATCTTCTccttcatgagagatctcatactggtgagaagcccttttcatgttctgcatgtgggaaatgttttgtacagaaatcggaGCTTGTAAggcatgaaagatctcacactgatCAAAagtcctattcatgtgctgagtgtgggaaatgttttgcacagaaatcacagcttgacattcatgagagatctcacactggtgaaaaggcctttccatgtgctgagtgtgggaaatgttttgcatacaGATCAcgccttgtcacacatgagagatgtcacactggtgagaagccttattcatgtggagagtgtgggaaatgttttgctcggAAATCACATCTTTTCAGACATGAactatctcacactggtgagaagccctattcatgtgctgagtgtgggaaatgttttgttactAAATCAAATCttatcagtcatgagagatctcacactggtgagaagccctatttatgtatggagtgtgggaaatgttttgcacagaaatcgcaGCTTGTCAGTCATGGGAGATGTCACACTGCTGataagcccttttcatgtgctgagtgtgggaaatgttttccatACAAGTCACGCCTTGTCacacatgaaagatctcacactggtgagaagccattttcatgttctgagtgtgggaaatgttttgcccgGAAATCACATCTTTTCAGACATgagcgatctcacactggtgagaagccctattcatgtgctgagtgtgggaaatgttttgggcataaatcacAGCTCGTCGGACAtttgtgttga